GTAGGCTTCAACCTGACTGGCGCTGCCGAGGAAGGTGCTTTGCGGGCGAGTGAACATCGGCATGGCGGCTTGCGGCACTGCATCGATGCCTTTGCGACGAATCGCCGACAAGGCCAGCGCGGCGCCACGGGTGACGGCGTTGTGGCGGCGCGCTTCTTCACGCAGCGGCAGCAGCAGTTCCCGGGCGTGACGCAACGTCAGTTGGGCGCTGGTCTGCATTTCGAGGATGCGCGCGTGGGTGCGCAGCAACATGTCGTCATCAACCAGATGACCGAGGCGCTGCTGCTCGGTGAGCATCTTCAGCAGAACGTTTTCGACCTTGCGCACGCCTTGCTCGAACGCACCGTCGGCGTTCACCAGTTGAATCATCGGCTCGACGTATTCGTCCCAGGTCGCCAGCACTTCGGCGTAACGCTGACGCAGCGGAATCTGTCGATCGCTGGTCTTCGCGCGCTCGGCGACCGCGACCAGCGCCTGTTCATCGTTGGCGAGTTTCTTCAGCACATCGCGCACGCGCATGTCGAGCAGGCGCAATTGGCGCGCCAGATCGTGGCCGTCGCGGATGTCGAAAGCGTCCTGGATGTAGCCGGCCAGACGTTCGAGGTGACGCAGATACGCTTCGATTTCCAGGCACAGGCCCAAGCGGTGCTCACGGCGCAGGTAGGCGAGGAAATCGTGGATCTGCGCGTTCAGCTCGAAACGGTTCGGGCTTTTCGCCACGGGCACCAGAATGTCGAGGCGGATCCACACGTCCAGCAGGCTGGTGATGTCCTGCGGGGTACTGTCCAGTTGCTGGGCGGCCAACTGTGAACGCAGTTCGTTGAGGCTCAAAGTGCCTTGGTCGAAGTGCTCGCACAGTGGCTCCAGAAGTGCCCAGTGTTCAGCGAGGGCGCGCAAGACGCGCTTGGGTTCGATCATCGGGATGGCCGGCTGGTTGTCGAATAAAAGCGGCGATTGTACTGCATCGCGCCCGTTGCGATTCACTCTCGGGACGGGCAGTCGTTGTTTGCAGGTTCAAGAGATCGATCAAGCGCGGGCGATCTTCGGCGAAGGGCGGTAGAATCAGCGCACTTTCAGTTATCCACAAGTGGCCGACCTTTGCTTATCGAGTCCCGTCGCCGCGCTTATTTGACCGCCATGCAGGTGGTCAACTGGCTGCCGCGCACCGAATTGCCCTTTGCCGCGCCCTCGCGTCCCGAACTGCTGGAGATGCCCGAGCCGTTGGTCGTTGCGCCGCTGCTGCCGGTGTCAGTAGCCGCGCCGGTTGCCGAAGCGCCCGCAGAACCGGTGATCAAGCCGAGCGAGCGGGTCAAGATCGAAGTGCCGCGTCCGTCATTGGCCAGCACCCGTTCGGGCGCCAAGGTCGAAGAAGAGGCGGCGCCGGCCGTGGCCAAGGCGCCGGTGGTGCCGCCGCCGCGCTTTGCCCTGCAGTTATTGCGCGCCGGGCGCTGCTTGCTGCTGGTCGAGTTACCCACAGGCGAACCGTTCCAGACTCGCGACCCGGCCTACATGTTGCTCAAGGACATGCTGCGTGCCGCCGGTCTGCCGGACAGCCCGCAAATCGTCGGCGAACCGGTGCGCTGGCCATTGCTGGTGCGCGGCACCATGGACCAAGGCCCGGAGGCCGCGCGCGACTTCGTGCAGGGTTTTCTCTCAGCGAGGATCGAGGACGCGCCGTGCGTCTGCCTGTGGCTGATTGGTCTGCCGGCGGTGCGTTTTGCCGGCGAAGCGAACGCCGAATCCTTCAACCGTGAACTCCAGGTCGAAGGCCTGGGCTCGGTCTGGGCCCTGCCGGGTCTGGAACTCTTAATGGAAGAGCCACAGCGTAAGGCTGATGTCTGGCAAGCCATGCGTCGGCTGATGGCGCGTTGGAAAGAATCAAATGAGTGACGCTGTATCGTTCCGCCCGATGACCGAGGCGGACCTCGACGCTGTACTGAAGATCGAATACGCGGCGTATAGCCATCCGTGGACGCGCGGGATTTTTCTCGATGGCCTCGGCAAATACCAGATCTGGCTGATGTTCGAAGGCTCGCAGCAAGTCGGCCACGGCGTGGTGCAGATCATTCTTGATGAGGCGCATCTGCTGAACATCACGGTCAAACCGGAGAATCAGGGCCGAGGCCTGGGTTTGACGCTGCTTGAGCATTTGATGTCGCGGGCGTATGCGGCCGAGGCGCGGGAATGTTTCCTGGAAGTGCGCGACAGCAATCGCGGCGCGTTTCGCTTGTATGAGCGTTACGGGTTTAACGAGATTGGCCGGCGTCGGGATTATTATCCGGCGGTGGGCGGGCGTGAAGACGCCGTGGTCATGGCTTGCACATTGGTTGACTGAATTTTAAAAGCTTCATTTAAAAGCTTCGCGGGCAAGCCTCGCTCCTACAGGGTATTTGTTTCGTACATGAAACCTGTGGGGCGAACTTGCTCGCGATGGCGATCTATCAGGCGCTACGGATCAACGATTGCCGTCCAGCGGATCCCGCTGGGCCAACTCCGCTTCATCCAGTCCATTGCCGCCGCCAATCTCGTCTTCATCGACGATGCTCAAATCCCAATCCGCCTGATCAGCTTCACCCGCTTCAGACGCGTCGCGCGCGCCGTCTTCACGGATCAGCGTTTCCGGGCTCATGTCATCGTCGGTAGGTTCAT
The window above is part of the Pseudomonas prosekii genome. Proteins encoded here:
- the mksB gene encoding Mks condensin complex protein MksB — encoded protein: MIEPKRVLRALAEHWALLEPLCEHFDQGTLSLNELRSQLAAQQLDSTPQDITSLLDVWIRLDILVPVAKSPNRFELNAQIHDFLAYLRREHRLGLCLEIEAYLRHLERLAGYIQDAFDIRDGHDLARQLRLLDMRVRDVLKKLANDEQALVAVAERAKTSDRQIPLRQRYAEVLATWDEYVEPMIQLVNADGAFEQGVRKVENVLLKMLTEQQRLGHLVDDDMLLRTHARILEMQTSAQLTLRHARELLLPLREEARRHNAVTRGAALALSAIRRKGIDAVPQAAMPMFTRPQSTFLGSASQVEAYVYALARFEPKPARFPKAHKTQKGEAPRAPRTVREMLERCEDALPMPDLMTWLLEQEPDGATDELLYWFSRLSREKRFKRERLERRDYHTHEHQVSLRSFALLSARDSAAEDSASIPNAS
- a CDS encoding P-loop NTPase family protein, whose protein sequence is MQVVNWLPRTELPFAAPSRPELLEMPEPLVVAPLLPVSVAAPVAEAPAEPVIKPSERVKIEVPRPSLASTRSGAKVEEEAAPAVAKAPVVPPPRFALQLLRAGRCLLLVELPTGEPFQTRDPAYMLLKDMLRAAGLPDSPQIVGEPVRWPLLVRGTMDQGPEAARDFVQGFLSARIEDAPCVCLWLIGLPAVRFAGEANAESFNRELQVEGLGSVWALPGLELLMEEPQRKADVWQAMRRLMARWKESNE
- the rimI gene encoding ribosomal protein S18-alanine N-acetyltransferase, with the protein product MSDAVSFRPMTEADLDAVLKIEYAAYSHPWTRGIFLDGLGKYQIWLMFEGSQQVGHGVVQIILDEAHLLNITVKPENQGRGLGLTLLEHLMSRAYAAEARECFLEVRDSNRGAFRLYERYGFNEIGRRRDYYPAVGGREDAVVMACTLVD